A region of the Candidatus Nanosynbacter lyticus genome:
CCACCAGGTTTGAGTAGCCCCATTAGTCGCGAAACTGTGGAAAACTGCGGATTGTGATACGGCGGATCGGCAAAAATAATATCAAACTCCCCTGTTACATCCGCAGTTTCCATCCAATTTGATATTGTTGTTTTTATTACAATAGATTTTTCGTCGGCACCCAAACTGGTTATGTTTTTAGCAATGACGCGCTGCGCGACCCGGTCTCGTTCCACAAAAACCACCGACTCAGCGCCACGGCTGAGCGCCTCCAAACCAATGGCGCCAGAACCGGCAAAAGCATCCAACACCCGCGCGCCGCGGACTGTTTCGCCCAGCGAATTAAACATCGCTGAACGGACTCGTTCACCCATGGGATGTGTCGTTGAGCCTGGCGGCGTTTGGATAAATCGTCCACCAAATTCGCCAGCGATGATGCGTACTCTCACCGTTTGGCCTCAAGTTTCCAAACCGACGCTAGCCAGCCCAACATGACGGCTTTGATGATAATTGGCATCAGTTCATGATTGGTCTGCCACGCCAAGTCTGTCGTCCAGCCGTTTTTACCAAAATTGTCATACATTTTTAGGTCGGCCACAGCGTGAACTTGCTCTAGATAATATTCTCGATAGCCTTGCTGCTTGACCTGCAAAATCTCAGCTTCACTAGGCACGGCGTCCTTGAAGCGCGGATAGGCCACTACGCTCGCCACGCCCGCTTCAAACGCTACGTGCATAGTCATCATGCCTTTAGCGCCCCAAAACTTCCAATTGTTTTTGATGAGCTCAATCCCCGTGTCGCCCTTCATGACGTTTTTCTTGAGGATGGATGTTCGCGTCTCCAGGCCTTCGCCACCGCGCAACTCTTGCATGGCGTGCTCCAGCGGAAAATGATGCGCCGGCGTCAGACCATCGGTGATGGCGTGCGCCATCCATGCCGCTTCAAACGCCGCTCGTTCAGAATTATGTTTTTGCAGCGCTTTCGCTAGATTATCAATATGCTGGTCAATCATTTCCAAAAGTGCCGTGTCATTCGGATCGTCTGGATTGATGAAATGCCACGGCTCGTCAACGGCTGGACTTTTGCGCTTGACGCCGTCAGGGCCGTTTTTGCCTTCAAAATGCAGAATGTCTTTGATATCAGGAAACTCACACCAATCAGGCAGCATTGGCGTCAGATGTCGCCTGGCCACTCGATCTATCTTTTGATGAACACCGATAAATCGGCCAGAGCCATCTCTAATTGTTGTTCCTGCATACATATTAATTCAAAATGGTTAATCGCTGATAGCGACTGACGGCACGCGCCAGATGGTTATATTGTAGCAAATCCTGCCCCTCTTTGACAAAGCGCTCGGCCTCCGTTTGCGCACGGGCAATCAGCGGTGTGTCGCTCAGCGAGGCAATTTTCAGGTTCAGCACGCCATGTTGCGCTCGGCCGTAGATTTCGCCAGGACCGCGCAGTTTCAAGTCAACTTCCGCCAAGTAAAAGCCATCTTGGGATTTCTCAATTTCCTTGAGGCGTTGGGATGGTTTATCGTGACCCGACAGCATCAGATGACAAAAGCTCTGATGCTGGCCGCGCCCAACCCGACCGCGCAGCTGATGGAGCTGGCTGAGTCCAAAGTTGTCAGCATTTTCAATGAGCATGACCGTGGCGTTTGGCACATTAACACCGACCTCCACCACCGTAGTACTCACCAACATGTCAATGTCGCCGTCCGCAAACTGCTGCATGACCGCCGCTTTTTCCTCTGGCGGCAGTTTACCGTGTAATAATCCGACGCGGCGATGACGAAACATCGTTT
Encoded here:
- the rsmD gene encoding 16S rRNA (guanine(966)-N(2))-methyltransferase RsmD codes for the protein MRVRIIAGEFGGRFIQTPPGSTTHPMGERVRSAMFNSLGETVRGARVLDAFAGSGAIGLEALSRGAESVVFVERDRVAQRVIAKNITSLGADEKSIVIKTTISNWMETADVTGEFDIIFADPPYHNPQFSTVSRLMGLLKPGGTMILSHPGIGEVPIQDKTVVVDSRSYGEAHLTKFLRLE